The Amaranthus tricolor cultivar Red isolate AtriRed21 chromosome 2, ASM2621246v1, whole genome shotgun sequence genome contains the following window.
TTGACCACATAGTGCTTACTATAGACCTCTTTCATACTTTTTTAATCAAACGAGAATAATAATCTATTAGTGAAAAAattatatagtaataataataacttacacTTTAATAATGATCACATACGCCTTAAGAATGTATACATTGATGATAAAATGAAACATATAATGCAAACTTACATCTACAAAATCAATTGCATATAGCTTAAAACTAATTacgtataaattaaaattaaatatgtacAGCTTGGACTCGTTCTACTAATAAGACGGTCCttaacaagaatttgtgattaaaaTTATGGTAATAAAACTTGTATACTAAAAATTTGAAAAGcttaatctaaaaaaaattaaaagaataaactaagttttaaaaaaaaatccaaaagtaAGCGCAAAAATCTCAAATCtgtggtttggagctgttcgcagttagtaactgcgaacaactaattTGTCCTatttggctgttcgcagttactaactgcgaacacaCCTACTGCACAAATGCGCAAATCAGTTTCTCTTTTTCCCGTTTTCCccatttctcaaaaccctactTTACACACACGACAttttctccctctaaaaccattgattcaatccatcaattcttgcattcctctttcaatttggcacttcaaaattagtgtgggatactctagcttgctcaaaggtaaacttgtttgtgtttttttggtgtatatgtagttttttagggttataatcaaatttgcttattttttcaaatgtaggttactagttattaaatcaagactattcttaatcatccataagtattgaaggtatttttttaattatttttatagctttatgttgttttttgaagtaatgttgaattagttgaattcaatgttgataatattattagaaatgttgatgttgatgttcgtagtagaaatattattatgaacttatgaattgatttattatttcgattttatatgtatgaacttagttacattatgaattttaataatttttagaccaaaaaagattataatcaaatgaatataatgtacttgtataggcatgaagttgatgatgatattgattttctttgtattaatgtagaaaatggcatcatttcgcgtgactatagtatgtttttggaatggttgtattcgaaaaagtagtggcaaagttcattatgttgggggaagatgtaagttgtttgcttgcaattcgagcatgaatttgaaccactttaaacgCTTTATATGTCCTaatagaagtaccgtaaatataagctttaaatatgacatgagtggagaatttcttgcctttcctgttgaggatgatgagggcATAGATACTATGTGGGAGCATTGAAAGTctacccaaattccctctttggagttatacgtagaagaagaactaatagggaatgtagttgtttctaatcctactcctacccctatgcctatatcaacTCAGGAAACTCCTAATCCTTTCGTTCCTTccgcatcttgtactttttctcaacctcctacgaatcaagttccaatcaattcaatggttaacttaggagaaactgCTGAGAtaggaccttgggatgatggaaataagagtaatgagctcattgacgatccttctgaggatgatgtggatgtcaatgaggatgcgttagcaaatgacatgaccctaggcaacattcctataatcaatcctcctacaccttatgccctatgtccaccttTAGACaagtatgaggaggacaactcatggaggacttgggcttgtgataccacatacaccgaagacggagagtttgagaagggtatgatgtttgatagcaaggaagcgttgttggaagctattagagtgtatcatattcgcagaaatgtggagtacagaacggagacctcgaaccaaactgTTCTTACCTTGAAGTACAAGCGGGGTTGTTCatggagacttagggctacgtttgattcttatttatcttcatgaCGTATTATTAcctataagggtaagcatgattcttgtgtattgggtagtgacactgtttcggctggacacattcacctgacatcttctgccattaacaatgtcattagaaattgtgttgctaaagatCCATCCATTAAGGCATCTGTCGTCCGGTAGATGGTTAAAGATTgttttggtgtggatgtgaattataagcgagcatggtgtgcaaagcaacaagccttgttgtccatttacgggacctgggaaggttcttactcactctTTCCACGCTTTtttgcaacattccaacccGGAGTTAGTACTTGAGTGGTATTTTAAGAAGGACAATAATACGGGTGTATGTGAAACCTAACtattaggaccttccaacgtgtcttttgaGCCTTTgaaccttgcattgaaggcttcaattattataaacctcttatcgccattgacggcacacacttgtatggtaaatatcatcataccttattgactgtcattgcccaagatggtgataagggaatTTTTCCATTAGCCTTTGCCTTGGTAGAGAAGGAGAATATAAGTGCATGGTCATGGTTCATGGCTTTtattcgtaagcatgtcacacagaggatgggtttatgtgttatttctgatagacacgcTGGTATTTTAGCAATCATGGAGAGCCGGAGTGGGAACCACCTAATGCTTATCATAAGTTTTGCTTACGCTATTTGCTTAGAAAATTCAATCGTGTTATGGGTAATGTTCAgttgaagaagttgtttggtaaaaCAGCTGAACAAGGACAACAAGTTAAGGTAATGAATGGTTTAAAGGCAATTGCGATTGCAAAACGAGAGGCAATTTTCTAGATTGATGACGTGGGTGATATGTCTAAGTGGTCgttgtgtcatgatggaggtcatAGGTATGGCGTTACTAACACGAACTTAGCTGAAGTTTTCAACTATGTGATGATGGGTGTACGTTTCCTGCCTTTGACAACACTtgttgaattcaccttctatcgggTAAACGACTACTTTGTTCAAAGACGTGAACGTGCTAGCCcatggttacttggaggacacATGTACACATCGCATGCCACCAGGATTATCAATAGAAATACTGAGAAGGAAAATTTCCATGACATAATCGCATTTGATTATAGAAGTGGTGTATTCGAATAAGACTGAGAGGGGAACTAGAGGATCGTCCAAGGGGGGTAAGATTCAACATGTAGGCTTGAATCCGATGATgtgcacatgtaacaaactAGAGATGTACTACCTTCCTTGTTCACATATACTTGCTGTTTGCTTCAAACGACTCTTTTCATATGAGAGGTTCGTGGATCCGTGCTATACAtctcaaagttatgcaagtacatacgaacattactttatgccaatgatcgataagaggtcatggccgcaatacacgggctttgaacttagacatgatCCCGATCATATTCGGGGTAAAGGGAGGCCTAAATCTAGGATGATAATctgtaactcaaggtaatatgttatatatattatactagaaTGATAATCTGTAAGtcaaggtaatatgttatatatataatacataattacataatagtaatattaattaaagctaCTGTGAACACAGCAATAAAGGAGATGGATCCAACAGCTCCAGGACCCCTAGTTCCTAGTGTCTTGACTATGCAGCATGAGCATAGGAactcctctttgggatgcccaggttagGTGTACGATAGTTGTGATTTGCATTTTACTAATGctaacatacaagtaacttatttatatttcaatattCATATGTGTCTGATGTAGAAACGCTAGGCACCAGGCATCCAGATTCCGTTCCATGGGTGATCGATGATAGGATCATATCGTACTTAGAGCTAGCAAGGTTATACGACTTTCACCTCGTTGCATACGACAGCGTTGATCGTGCCATTATCACAGCACTGGTCGAGAAATGGCGTCAGGAGACGCATACATTTCATCTCCCTCTAGGAAAGGCTACCATCACAATGCTTGATGTGGCCTTATGAACGCGACTTCCCGTTGAGGGACGTGCCGTGTGTATAGCCGGACGCCATCTATCAGGCTGGCGTGACATGGTGCATCGCATTTTGGGAGAGCGCCCTCCACCGGAAGTGATCAGGGGAGCGGATTGCGCTGCACGTGGTTAGTTAAGACCTTCTCGCATCTCCCCGAAGATGCTGATGAAGGGACCATTTTGAGGTACGCCAAGGCGTACCTCTTATACTTGATaggtgcgtggagggcttctgtgccactcatatgcttcgacattatcgaagtacatctaccagagcgtgtaatgcgccaatatgggttggtacaagGCATTCCAacgccttgtgacactgaaccccagCTGCACCTGATTTCGCTCAAAAATCAGGGTGGGGcaaactggatggagatcaactggcgtcacatcgctcgttgggatggtAGACTGGAGTTGTTGCCACAAGGTGCGCCaatcgatgttcatggcgcacctactacaccagactacatgccgtggttcctctccatcacgcgccgatggatgacaccatgTGCCATCTTCGCAGCAACACATTATgcacctgctgcgcctacgatgacccaatttgtaagtcttcatttgcaattatatgattaagttgccgattaaataatataatgttacattaactaaatattaattgcaggcacaaggtgcggcagcaGTGATGCGGTACAGTCACGAGGAGCCAGTGAGGGAGATTGCACATAgcatgctcgtcggctcgcagttccagcactttataccggaagtcgctgcagaGTCCTCACCGACTACTGCCgatacgcacgtctcatctcctgcttatgactatcatttggaggagatggagcATTCATACCCTGTTGACGatgcggggacctcgcaggtTGGGCCATCACAGctatcacagtaccagtcccctccactgccaaAGCGACACTCGAATGGCttttactatcgtaggaggcgtaggagaccaactcagttggataaggtagatgagggtcgtgagcgttaacgtttaacttttgtgtatttggatcgactatatatatatatatatatatatatatatatatatatatatatatatatatatatatatatatatatatatatatatatatatatatatatatatatatatatatatatatatatatatatatattgagttgtacatttcaaacatttgtatatattttgttgtatatatatatgtttaattattttatcatagcctccaagctttgacttatgaatgatcggagttttggcgaaGAATCATGCTGCatgaaacatacattgacttgtaattacttGTTCTAATGTATCtagtgcaaatacaacaaataacaactcaaaaattacgaaaaaaaaatattaattagctgttcgcagttagtaactgcgaacagccaaatAGGACAaattagttgttcgcagttactaactgcgaacaactctAAAACACAGGTTTGGGGTTttcacgcttatttttggaatttttttgaaacttagtttattgtattaattttttttttttggctttaaCGGATTCAAATTTTCCTTGTATACTTGGGTCATTAAGGACAGTCCAATAGCAGCGATTTAAAAATCCAGTAGCTATTTTGGCCCATTGCAGAATATGCccatttaatcaaaaaatactTGGTTTAGAACGGCCCATTGCTAAataaatataaacttaattaataattgcACTAATTCTCAAACACTAATTCTTGTAGAAAGTCTCAGGGTAAGATGATATATATTTGGTTggcttaaattataatattttaaataaataaaaacaaaaaagatttaaaaataattttaggaAATTAATGTAAATAAGTTAAgaaatttccttttttatttaaattggcTGTTTTAAAGACTCATCTCATGGTGAGATGGTTTCATACAAGACAAGCTGCTGAAATAAAACAGACTCCCAGTAAAATCATATCTATAGGACTGCTCCAATCTATGCTTACAATATTTGAGTATTTGCtaataatcttaaagtaatcaattacaatcttaaacTGATTTCTTACAATCATAAAGTGATCAactataactttaaagtgatcattaatagtttaaagtgatcacttataattttaagtgatcactttttataattttaaagtgactcACAATCTTAAAGTATTCAATTAGAGAAATATGCTAACTGTATAGACTcaaaaataccaaaaataaattacattcataaaaaaataagaaaaatgttATGTTAAGAAGTGGGAAATTTTTTTAGACTATCTAACAATATAGAAGCATATAACAATCTATTCCAAGTATCAGGCAATCCAGGTAAACACCAATGACTACAATCAGGCCCAGGAACTTTACTATTATTCTGAATCTTGGTGGTATAAACGGAAGGATGTGCATCCATTCTATACTCTGAAAGCTTGGTAATATTCATATACTTGACTCCtaatttgttcattttttgtgTTAAGTTCTCAATAACATTAATAAGAGATCTTGGGAATCTTAATGTGTATGATTCATCCATTATTGGTTGTGTTGCATTGTAGCAAAAATGAGGATTGAAATGTGAAGGTGAAACACTTCTAAAATACACACTTGTCTTTGTTGGGTTGATGTTTTTGTTTATCCATGATGCCCATGTTCTCATCCCTCTTTTGTAGGCTATATTCCTTGGTAGGTTTTCAACAAGCTTTCCCTTGTATGAAAACAAGTCCCACCTGAAAACAATAAATTTACCATAATTGACAGAGATTTAAGCTAGTTTCTAAACTTTTATTACAgtgagctctgataccatttcaagaaataaacttaataaaaagtttaaattaatgTTTAAAATCCCAATACATATGTCATATATTCTATCCATTTGATTAAGTTGAAGAATAGTTGCGGTTATGTAtaactgaaaatattttatttaaagtaattaaCTAAGTAGCAAACAAGTACCAATTTTTCCAACTTAAAAAGAACaaataactaatttaaataTGTAGTTTGGTTGCATTTCCTATATTTTTTACATAtacttaaaattaactttttaataGTTTTCAGTTATCAAGGCTTTGAGTTTGAGacaatttttatttctatttgttCCTTTAACTTTTgactaatatttttatttttaagtgttttactaattctttttaatttttaatacttgtgtcattaataaatgttacacaaatttttacaacggtctcaccgtgagacatgccACATACTTAGGTTAAATAgccaaataataaaaagttttagtttatgcgttttttctTTAAATGTCGTTTCACTGTTatacggtctcatataagacgaaCTATAAATGTTAAAATACCAATGTACAAAGAATACTGGGAGTTGACTGTATATGTTAATTAGAGTTGCTGGACAAAACATTCTtgtaacaataatatatatatatatatatatatatatatatatatatatatatataaaagaaaggTAAGTTACCCTTTGATGGCGTCGCCATGTGTCCACCAATGGGCAGAGTTGAAAACCATAATATCAGCGCCTTTCCATTGCTTGGAAAATGACGATATTCTATCTAGAATAAGAACTCTGCGCCcacttttatgctttttgttCACTTCTACTAAAAATGGGGTCATATAGAACTCCAATGTGAAGTTATAATTCTGTacaatcaaataagatttttggTTATGATAAACGCAACAAATATAAACATAAGTTTAAAAGATTACATACATGTTGGTTTAGTTCCAATGTGTTAGTAACGTCCATATAcagagaaaaatatattttgtaatgTAAGGAGAAAATCGAATACGTAATACAATCAGTAGGTTAGAACTTAGATAGAGTTCATAAAAGACTCCTAAAAAGCATAATCAGAATAGGGCTTTTGGAAAATTAGAATAAGACTATTACTATGCCCATAACagataaaaacaaatattaaaactcaaaataTACCAATTTCTAAACAAAATAATTCATATTAGACTTTATTTAGACGAGCATGTATAATTTTAATGATAGTTGTTACCGATGGTTAGTGAAAAACAAGGGTGTGGTAGGATAATCACTTAATCTTAACTATCGATTATTCTAATAGAAGTATGAGATATATGAGTCATTCACTTTTTTTGTAAGCAACACACTAAGTTGTgccaaggattaatgattagaGGACTTAATAATTGAATCGGAAAACAAATGATAAACATTAACCCTAATTATTGAATCAAATTATAAAGTAAtgcaaaattaacaattaatattaACTCAAGACAATTTAAGGTGCTCTACGTCCACTATATCTAACTTAATTGTTTTTCGAAAAATTActatgaataatataattttttgttaattttcttacaataatacaaattattaattaattatgaataatacaaatttaggggtattttcttagaataataccatccttagtttattaactaatttaccaatttttttgccttataatcacctatagtttgatttttaacatgttaggaatTTTCTAGGAAAACATCCCtttaagttagtattattcatggttaatcaattgttggtattattgtaggaaaattaataaaaagttgtATTTTTCATGGTAGTTTTTCCATTTTATTGATGAACCAAGAGCTTCAAAAAGCTTCGATTGCTTTATGATGGTGTTTTGGGTAATT
Protein-coding sequences here:
- the LOC130805799 gene encoding protein trichome birefringence-like 6; translation: QQQQQQQRHNIRGISYKKDDTKCDIFNGKWVYKEEEEPMYNTKTCPFLEVGVTCQSNGRPDFDYVKWRWEATDCDIPLFNGEDMLEKLKNKRMIIVGDSINRNMWESLACLLYSSIPSSSAEVVEMAAYRMLKAKNYNFTLEFYMTPFLVEVNKKHKSGRRVLILDRISSFSKQWKGADIMVFNSAHWWTHGDAIKGWDLFSYKGKLVENLPRNIAYKRGMRTWASWINKNINPTKTSVYFRSVSPSHFNPHFCYNATQPIMDESYTLRFPRSLINVIENLTQKMNKLGVKYMNITKLSEYRMDAHPSVYTTKIQNNSKVPGPDCSHWCLPGLPDTWNRLLYASILLDSLKKFPTS